GGCCCTCGGCCAGACGTTCCAGCGCGGACTGGATCTCGCGTTCGGTTTCGGTATCCAGGGCCGAGGTCGCCTCGTCGAGGATCAGGATCGGCGGGTTTTTCAGGAAGACCCGCGCGATGGCGACGCGCTGCTTCTGGCCGCCCGACAGCATGACACCGCGTTCGCCCACGATGGTATCCAGACCCTGCGGCAGCCGCGCGATCATCTCGGAAAGCTGCGCATGTTCTGCCGCCGCGATGATCTCGGCCTCGCTCGCATCGAGCCGGCCATAGGCGATATTCTCGCGCAGCGTGCCGCCGAACAGATAAACGTCCTGGCTCACGATCCCGATCTGGCGGCGCAGGCTGTCGAGAGTAAAGCCGGTGATATCATGCCCATCAAGCGTGATCGCCCCCGAGGCCGGTTCGTAGAACCGGGGCAAAAGCGCCAGCAGCGAGGTCTTCCCCGCCCCGGACGGGCCGACAAAAGCCAGGGTCTCGCCGGGATGCACGTCAAAGGTGATGTCGCGCAGCACCGGGCGCGCCGGGTCATAACCGAAATTCACCGCTTCAAACCGCAGCGCCCCGCTCAGCGCAGGTGCCAGGCGGGCATCGGGCAGATCGGCTATATCGGGTTCGGTTGCGAGCAATTCCTGATAGCGGCGGAAACCGGCGATGCCTTTGGGATAGGTTTCGAGCACGGCGGCGATCTTTTCCAGCGGCCGGAAGAACACCGATGACAGCAAAAGGAAGCCGACGAACCCACCCGCGGTCAGGCTGCCTTCCAGCACATAGCCTGCGCCCGCGACCATGATCAGCACCTGGACGCCGCGCATCCCGATGTAATTCAGCGCCTGGCTTGCCGCCATGATCTTATAGGCGTCGAGTTTCGTGCGCCGGTACATGGCATTGTCATGCGCAAAGCGCGCTTTCTCATGTTCCTCATTGCCGAAGGCCTGAACGACGCGGATACCGCCGACATTCTCTTCCATCCGGACGTTGAAATTCGCCACCCGGGAA
This DNA window, taken from Rhodobacter sp. 24-YEA-8, encodes the following:
- a CDS encoding ABC transporter ATP-binding protein; translated protein: MLRDFLTYYRPWKTLFWVDFGCAVLSGLLELAFPLAVRGFIDVLLPAGNWSLTLMAAAVLMAVYLVNTGLMAIVTYWGHMLGINIETEMRRRAFDHIQKLSWSYFDKSRTGHLVSRVTRDLEEIGEVAHHGPEDLFIAIMTFIGAFALMLWLHVPLAIMTVVIVPVAVLIVSVFGGRMTATWRAIYSRVANFNVRMEENVGGIRVVQAFGNEEHEKARFAHDNAMYRRTKLDAYKIMAASQALNYIGMRGVQVLIMVAGAGYVLEGSLTAGGFVGFLLLSSVFFRPLEKIAAVLETYPKGIAGFRRYQELLATEPDIADLPDARLAPALSGALRFEAVNFGYDPARPVLRDITFDVHPGETLAFVGPSGAGKTSLLALLPRFYEPASGAITLDGHDITGFTLDSLRRQIGIVSQDVYLFGGTLRENIAYGRLDASEAEIIAAAEHAQLSEMIARLPQGLDTIVGERGVMLSGGQKQRVAIARVFLKNPPILILDEATSALDTETEREIQSALERLAEGRTTLVIAHRLATIRDADRIIVMEEGRITEMGTHAELSVSGGRYARLSAA